A genomic window from Streptomyces brevispora includes:
- a CDS encoding extracellular solute-binding protein, producing the protein MKLSARIAAPAAALVLAGLTATACAPQTSDTGAKGDEKTGTLRVWLFQEVGNKPKEKVVDAAVADFGKAHKGTKVEIEYIPVETRAQRVKAAFNDPRSAPDLIEYGNTDTAGYVKDRGLADVSAEFGAWADAKDTDPTAKQSVTVDGRIYGAPLFVGVRALYYRTDIFADLGIAAPKSQAELISTAKKIHREKPGLYGLAVGGAYTYGAMPFIWANGGELADAGGGSYRAAINSEKARKGIAAYTSLFGDDNCPAAKCAAMGGNATVTAFASGKAAMAIGGDFSHAAVEAGTVKGRYAVVPLPGVAANSVAPAFAGGNNIGVLKSSGHRTLAVDLMKSLTGKRTQAKMFDAMGFLPTYTDVRAAAAKREPFVEPFVRTLGAGAKFVPASPAWGQIDSSLILPTMFQEIVSGRKNVADASDDAAKKMDAAFADVG; encoded by the coding sequence ATGAAGCTTTCTGCCCGAATTGCCGCCCCGGCTGCGGCGCTTGTGCTGGCGGGTCTCACCGCCACCGCCTGCGCGCCACAGACCTCCGACACCGGCGCCAAGGGGGACGAGAAGACCGGCACACTGCGCGTCTGGCTGTTCCAGGAGGTGGGCAACAAGCCCAAGGAGAAGGTCGTCGACGCCGCTGTCGCGGACTTCGGGAAGGCCCACAAGGGCACGAAGGTCGAGATCGAGTACATCCCCGTCGAGACCCGCGCCCAGCGCGTCAAGGCCGCGTTCAACGACCCCAGGAGCGCCCCCGACCTGATCGAGTACGGCAACACGGACACCGCCGGCTACGTGAAGGACCGCGGACTGGCCGATGTCAGCGCCGAGTTCGGCGCCTGGGCGGACGCCAAGGACACCGACCCGACCGCCAAGCAGTCCGTGACGGTCGACGGCAGGATCTACGGGGCCCCGCTCTTCGTCGGCGTCAGGGCGCTGTACTACCGCACCGACATCTTCGCGGACCTGGGCATCGCGGCGCCCAAGTCCCAGGCGGAACTGATCTCCACCGCGAAGAAGATCCACCGCGAGAAGCCCGGCCTGTACGGACTCGCGGTGGGCGGCGCGTACACCTACGGCGCGATGCCGTTCATCTGGGCCAACGGCGGCGAACTGGCCGACGCCGGCGGCGGTTCGTACCGGGCGGCCATCAACAGCGAGAAGGCCCGCAAGGGCATCGCCGCCTACACCTCGCTCTTCGGCGACGACAACTGCCCGGCCGCCAAGTGCGCCGCCATGGGCGGCAACGCGACCGTCACCGCCTTCGCCTCCGGAAAGGCCGCCATGGCCATCGGCGGCGACTTCAGCCACGCGGCCGTCGAGGCCGGCACGGTGAAGGGCAGGTACGCGGTCGTACCGCTCCCGGGCGTGGCCGCGAACTCCGTCGCCCCGGCGTTCGCGGGCGGCAACAACATCGGCGTGCTGAAGAGCAGCGGGCACCGCACCCTCGCCGTCGACCTGATGAAGTCCCTGACCGGCAAGCGGACCCAGGCGAAGATGTTCGACGCGATGGGCTTCCTGCCGACGTACACCGATGTGCGGGCCGCGGCCGCGAAGCGGGAGCCGTTCGTCGAACCGTTCGTCAGGACACTCGGCGCGGGCGCCAAGTTCGTCCCCGCCTCGCCTGCCTGGGGCCAGATCGACTCCTCGCTGATCCTGCCGACGATGTTCCAGGAGATCGTCAGCGGCCGTAAGAACGTGGCCGACGCCTCGGACGACGCCGCGAAGAAGATGGACGCCGCGTTCGCCGACGTGGGCTGA
- a CDS encoding DUF3039 domain-containing protein, with the protein MSTLEPERGAGTGTLVEPTPQVSNGDGDHERYAHYVQKDKIMASALEGTPVVALCGKVWVPGRDPKKYPVCPMCKEIYESMGAGGDKDKGKGGKDKK; encoded by the coding sequence ATGAGCACTCTTGAGCCCGAGCGCGGGGCAGGTACGGGAACCCTCGTGGAGCCGACGCCACAGGTGTCGAACGGCGACGGCGACCACGAGCGCTACGCGCATTACGTCCAGAAGGACAAGATCATGGCGAGTGCCCTGGAGGGCACCCCCGTGGTCGCGCTGTGCGGCAAGGTCTGGGTACCGGGCCGCGATCCCAAGAAGTACCCGGTGTGTCCCATGTGCAAGGAGATCTACGAGTCCATGGGTGCCGGTGGCGACAAGGACAAGGGCAAGGGCGGCAAGGACAAGAAGTAG
- a CDS encoding YqgE/AlgH family protein encodes MTEVSSLTGRLLVAAPALADPNFDRAVVLLLDHDEEGSLGVVLNRPTPVGVGDILASWAGLTGEPEVVFQGGPVSLDSALGVAVIPGDEGPLGWRRVYGAIGLVDLEAPPELLAAALGSLRIFAGYAGWGPGQLETELSEGAWYVVESEPGDVSSPRPESLWRAVLRRQRSELAMIATYPDDPSLN; translated from the coding sequence ATGACCGAGGTGTCCTCGCTCACAGGGCGGCTGCTCGTGGCCGCACCCGCCCTGGCGGACCCGAATTTCGACCGCGCGGTGGTGCTGCTCCTCGACCACGACGAGGAGGGCTCGCTCGGCGTGGTCCTGAACCGCCCGACCCCGGTCGGCGTCGGTGACATCCTCGCGTCCTGGGCCGGTCTGACCGGTGAGCCCGAAGTCGTCTTCCAGGGCGGCCCGGTCTCCCTCGACTCGGCGCTCGGCGTGGCGGTGATCCCGGGGGACGAGGGCCCGCTCGGCTGGCGCCGGGTGTACGGGGCGATCGGCCTGGTGGACCTGGAGGCGCCCCCCGAGCTGCTGGCCGCGGCCCTCGGCTCGCTGCGGATCTTCGCCGGATACGCCGGCTGGGGGCCCGGACAGCTGGAGACGGAACTCTCCGAGGGCGCCTGGTACGTCGTCGAGTCGGAGCCGGGGGACGTCTCGTCACCGCGCCCGGAGAGCCTCTGGAGGGCGGTCCTGCGCCGTCAGCGCAGCGAACTGGCCATGATCGCCACCTATCCGGACGACCCTTCGCTGAACTGA
- the murA gene encoding UDP-N-acetylglucosamine 1-carboxyvinyltransferase: protein MTGTDDVLLVHGGTPLEGEIRVRGAKNLVPKAMVAALLGSGPSRLRNVPDIRDVRVVRGLLQLHGVTVRPGDEPGELILDPTHVESANVADIDAHAGSSRIPILFCGPLLHRLGHAFIPGLGGCDIGGRPIDFHFDVLRQFGATIEKRADGQYLEAPQRLRGTKIRLPYPSVGSTEQVLLTAVLAEGVTELSNAAVEPEIEDLICVLQKMGAIISMDTDRTIRITGVDRLDGYTHKALPDRLEAASWASAALATEGNIYVHGAQQRSMMTFLNTFRRVGGAFEIDDEGIRFWHPGGALNAIALETDVHPGFQTDWQQPLVVALTQAAGLSIVHETVYESRLGFTSALNQMGAHIQLYRECLGGSDCRFGQRNFLHSAVVSGPTKLQGADLVIPDLRGGFSYLIAALAAQGTSRVHGIDLINRGYENFMDKLEKLGAKVELPGGSLV from the coding sequence ATGACCGGCACAGACGATGTCCTGCTTGTCCACGGCGGAACCCCGCTGGAGGGCGAGATCCGCGTCCGAGGCGCCAAGAACCTGGTGCCGAAGGCAATGGTCGCCGCGCTGCTCGGCAGCGGGCCCAGCCGACTGCGCAACGTGCCCGACATCCGCGATGTGCGGGTCGTCCGCGGGCTCCTCCAGCTGCACGGTGTGACGGTCCGCCCGGGCGACGAACCGGGCGAGCTGATCCTCGACCCCACGCACGTCGAGAGCGCGAACGTCGCCGACATCGACGCCCACGCGGGCTCGTCGCGCATCCCGATCCTCTTCTGCGGCCCGCTGCTGCACCGGCTGGGCCACGCGTTCATCCCGGGGCTCGGCGGCTGCGACATCGGCGGCCGGCCGATCGACTTCCACTTCGACGTGCTGCGCCAGTTCGGCGCGACGATCGAGAAGCGGGCGGACGGCCAGTACCTGGAGGCCCCGCAGCGGCTGCGCGGCACCAAGATCCGGCTGCCGTACCCGTCGGTGGGCTCCACCGAGCAGGTGCTGCTGACGGCGGTGCTCGCCGAGGGTGTCACCGAACTGTCCAACGCGGCCGTGGAGCCGGAGATCGAGGACCTCATCTGCGTACTGCAGAAGATGGGCGCGATCATCTCCATGGACACCGACCGGACCATCCGGATCACCGGTGTCGACCGTCTCGACGGCTATACCCACAAGGCCCTCCCGGACCGCCTGGAGGCCGCCTCCTGGGCGTCCGCGGCGCTGGCGACCGAGGGCAACATCTACGTCCACGGGGCGCAGCAGCGCTCGATGATGACGTTCCTGAACACGTTCCGCCGGGTCGGCGGCGCCTTCGAGATCGACGACGAGGGCATCCGCTTCTGGCATCCGGGCGGCGCGCTGAACGCCATCGCGCTGGAGACGGACGTGCACCCCGGTTTCCAGACCGACTGGCAGCAGCCGCTGGTCGTGGCGCTGACACAGGCCGCGGGTCTGTCGATCGTCCACGAGACGGTGTACGAGTCCCGGCTCGGGTTCACCTCGGCGCTCAACCAGATGGGTGCTCACATCCAGCTGTACCGCGAGTGCCTGGGGGGCTCCGACTGCCGCTTCGGCCAGCGCAACTTCCTGCACTCCGCGGTCGTCTCCGGGCCGACGAAGCTGCAGGGCGCGGATCTGGTCATCCCGGACCTGCGCGGCGGTTTCTCGTACCTGATCGCCGCTCTGGCGGCGCAGGGGACGTCCCGGGTGCACGGGATCGACCTGATCAACCGCGGCTACGAGAACTTCATGGACAAGCTGGAGAAGCTCGGCGCGAAGGTGGAGCTGCCGGGCGGTTCGCTCGTCTGA
- a CDS encoding HU family DNA-binding protein: MNRSELVAALADRAEVTRKDADAVLAALAETVGEIVAKGDEKVTIPGFLTFERTHRAARTARNPQTGDPIDIPAGYSVKVSAGSKLKEAAKGK; this comes from the coding sequence ATGAACCGCAGTGAGCTGGTGGCCGCCCTGGCCGACCGCGCCGAGGTGACTCGCAAGGACGCCGACGCCGTGCTGGCCGCGCTCGCCGAGACCGTCGGTGAGATCGTCGCCAAGGGCGACGAGAAGGTCACCATCCCCGGTTTCCTGACCTTCGAGCGCACCCACCGTGCCGCTCGCACCGCTCGTAACCCGCAGACCGGCGACCCGATCGACATCCCGGCCGGCTACAGCGTGAAGGTCTCCGCGGGCTCGAAGCTCAAGGAAGCCGCCAAGGGTAAGTAA
- a CDS encoding NAD-dependent malic enzyme yields MATAPSVSYSMTVRLEVPASGTAVSQLTTAVESSGGSVTGLDVTASGHDKLRIDVTIAASSTSHADEIVEGLRDIEGVVLGKVSDRTFLMHLGGKIEMQSKHPIRNRDDLSMIYTPGVARVCMAIAENPEDARRLTIKRNSVAVVTDGSAVLGLGNIGPMAALPVMEGKAALFKRFAGIDAWPICLDTQDTDAIVEIVKAIAPGFAGINLEDISAPRCFEIEARLREALDIPVFHDDQHGTAIVVLASLTNALRVVGKAIGDVRVVMSGAGAAGTAILKLLIDAGVKHAVVADIHGVVHAGREDLVSAAADSPLRWIADNTNPESVTGTLKQAVVGADVFIGVSAPNVLDGTDVAAMAEGAIVFALANPDPEVDPAVARETAAVVATGRSDFPNQINNVLVFPGVFRGLLDAQSRTVNTEMMLAAARALADVVAEDEVNANYIIPSVFNDKVAGAVAGAVRDAAKSAGAAVTGPTSV; encoded by the coding sequence ATGGCAACGGCGCCCAGCGTCTCGTACTCGATGACGGTCAGGCTGGAGGTGCCCGCGAGCGGCACAGCGGTCTCCCAGCTCACCACAGCCGTGGAGTCCTCCGGTGGTTCGGTCACCGGCCTCGACGTGACCGCTTCCGGCCACGACAAGCTTCGGATCGACGTCACGATCGCGGCCTCCTCCACGTCCCACGCCGACGAGATCGTCGAAGGCCTGCGCGACATCGAGGGCGTCGTCCTCGGCAAGGTGTCCGACCGTACGTTCCTGATGCACCTCGGCGGCAAGATCGAGATGCAGTCGAAGCACCCCATCCGCAACCGTGACGACCTCTCGATGATCTACACCCCCGGTGTGGCCCGGGTCTGCATGGCGATCGCCGAGAACCCCGAGGACGCCCGCCGCCTCACCATCAAGCGCAACTCCGTCGCAGTCGTGACGGACGGCTCCGCGGTGCTCGGCCTCGGCAACATCGGCCCGATGGCCGCCCTTCCGGTGATGGAGGGCAAGGCGGCCCTCTTCAAGCGGTTCGCCGGCATCGACGCCTGGCCGATCTGCCTGGACACCCAGGACACCGACGCGATCGTCGAGATCGTCAAGGCGATCGCCCCCGGCTTCGCGGGCATCAACCTGGAGGACATCTCCGCGCCGCGCTGCTTCGAGATCGAGGCCCGGCTGCGCGAGGCCCTGGACATCCCCGTCTTCCACGACGACCAGCACGGCACCGCCATCGTCGTACTGGCCTCGCTGACCAACGCGCTGCGCGTGGTGGGCAAGGCCATCGGGGACGTACGGGTCGTCATGTCCGGCGCCGGAGCGGCCGGTACGGCCATCCTGAAGCTCCTCATCGACGCGGGTGTCAAGCACGCGGTCGTCGCCGACATCCACGGCGTGGTGCACGCCGGCCGCGAGGACCTGGTCTCCGCCGCCGCCGATTCGCCGCTGCGCTGGATCGCCGACAACACCAACCCGGAGTCCGTCACCGGCACCCTCAAGCAGGCGGTCGTGGGTGCCGACGTCTTCATCGGCGTCTCGGCCCCGAACGTGCTGGACGGGACCGATGTCGCGGCCATGGCGGAGGGCGCGATCGTGTTCGCGCTCGCGAACCCGGACCCCGAGGTCGACCCGGCGGTCGCCCGTGAGACGGCGGCGGTCGTGGCCACCGGCCGTTCGGACTTCCCCAACCAGATCAACAACGTCCTGGTCTTCCCCGGCGTCTTCCGTGGACTCCTGGACGCCCAGTCCCGCACCGTGAACACGGAGATGATGCTCGCCGCCGCGCGCGCCCTCGCCGACGTCGTCGCCGAGGACGAGGTGAACGCGAACTACATCATCCCGTCGGTCTTCAACGACAAGGTCGCCGGAGCGGTCGCCGGAGCGGTCCGGGACGCCGCCAAGTCGGCCGGGGCGGCTGTGACGGGCCCCACCTCCGTCTGA
- a CDS encoding HelD family protein: MAAQDAAVDSLRDREIGVEQEHLDRVYHRLEEKIHEAEFLMSDAVKRGQVGTPGALAERDAQVFRAGIHLNRLNSEFEDFLFGRIDLLLGKDGERGPDGAFTSVDPADDAVREDSTADIAETLHIGRIGVLDSDYAPLVIDWRAPAAAPFYRSTPKEPGRVVRRRVIRSKGRRVLGVEDDLMRPELTAYLGGDKLPVIGDGALMAALGQARSHTMRDIVSSIQAEQDLVIRAPAASVTEVSGGPGTGKTAVALHRAAYLLYQDRRRYAGGILVVSPTPLLVAYTEGVLPSLGEEGQVAIRAVGSLSDDAAGTAGATTYDEPAVARIKGSSRILHVLRKAARGALEQPVVRPAPEAEGQLAFGEAEQAPQEAVTPTRLRVVAFGARVELNEDELRRIRNNVLSGTAPVNLLRPRARKLLLDALWSRSSGRGRYTDQELAAELRSSFDEDVSTETPFIQFLNAWWPELTPRGVLAAMSDEKRLARWARRTLNQGEVRRLARSLKRLDSAGQGPLSVHDVAMLDELQNLIGTPNRPKRKREFDPLDHLTGLEELMPQREETQWERAERLAAERTEYAHVIVDEAQDLTPMQWRMVGRRGRHATWTIVGDPAQSSWSDPDEAAAARDEALGNRPRRRFTLTVNYRNPAEIAELATKVLALAMPGMESPAAVRSTGVRPRFETVRDGDLAGTVREEARRLLGEVDGTVGVVVAMHRRAQARKWLAELGERVVALGSLEAKGLEYDATVVVSPAEIADESPAGLRVLYVALTRATQQLTVVSGERDLPDEDGVPDLLRD; encoded by the coding sequence GTGGCCGCGCAGGATGCCGCTGTCGATTCGTTGCGGGACCGGGAAATCGGTGTCGAGCAGGAACATCTCGACCGTGTTTACCACCGCCTCGAGGAGAAGATCCACGAGGCGGAATTTCTCATGAGTGATGCCGTCAAACGCGGCCAGGTCGGGACACCGGGAGCGCTCGCCGAGCGAGACGCCCAGGTGTTCCGGGCCGGAATCCACCTCAACCGGCTGAACAGCGAGTTCGAGGACTTCCTCTTCGGGAGGATCGACCTGCTGCTCGGCAAGGACGGCGAGCGCGGCCCCGACGGCGCGTTCACCTCCGTGGATCCGGCCGACGACGCAGTACGGGAGGACAGCACCGCCGACATCGCGGAGACACTGCACATCGGCCGGATCGGGGTCCTCGACTCCGACTACGCGCCGCTGGTCATCGACTGGCGGGCGCCGGCCGCCGCGCCCTTCTACCGGTCGACGCCCAAGGAACCGGGCAGGGTGGTACGCCGCCGGGTCATCCGCTCCAAGGGCCGCAGGGTCCTGGGGGTCGAGGACGACCTGATGCGTCCCGAGCTGACCGCGTACCTGGGGGGCGACAAGCTCCCCGTCATCGGGGACGGTGCGCTGATGGCGGCGCTCGGGCAGGCCCGCAGCCACACCATGCGGGACATCGTCTCCTCCATCCAGGCGGAGCAGGACCTGGTGATCCGGGCGCCCGCCGCCTCGGTCACCGAGGTCTCGGGCGGTCCCGGCACCGGCAAGACGGCGGTCGCCCTGCACCGTGCCGCGTACCTGCTCTACCAGGACCGGCGGCGGTACGCGGGCGGCATCCTCGTCGTCTCGCCGACGCCGCTGCTGGTCGCGTACACCGAAGGGGTGCTGCCCTCGCTCGGCGAGGAGGGCCAGGTCGCGATCCGTGCGGTCGGCTCGCTGTCGGACGATGCGGCGGGCACGGCGGGCGCCACCACCTACGACGAACCGGCCGTCGCCCGCATCAAGGGCTCCTCCCGGATCCTCCATGTGCTGCGCAAGGCGGCCCGCGGGGCGCTGGAGCAGCCCGTGGTCCGGCCGGCCCCCGAGGCCGAGGGCCAGCTGGCGTTCGGGGAGGCGGAGCAGGCTCCGCAGGAGGCCGTCACGCCCACCCGGCTGCGGGTGGTGGCCTTCGGCGCCCGCGTCGAGCTGAACGAGGACGAGCTCCGGCGCATCCGGAACAACGTCCTCAGCGGCACCGCACCGGTCAACCTGCTGCGCCCGCGCGCCCGCAAGCTGCTGCTGGACGCGCTGTGGAGCAGGTCGTCCGGCCGGGGCCGTTACACCGATCAGGAGCTGGCCGCCGAACTGCGCTCGTCGTTCGACGAGGACGTCTCCACCGAGACGCCGTTCATCCAGTTCCTGAACGCCTGGTGGCCCGAGCTCACCCCGCGCGGGGTGCTCGCCGCGATGTCCGACGAGAAGCGGCTCGCCCGATGGGCGCGCCGCACCCTCAACCAGGGCGAGGTGCGCAGGCTGGCGCGCTCCCTGAAGCGCCTCGACAGTGCGGGGCAGGGGCCGTTGTCCGTCCACGACGTGGCGATGCTGGACGAGTTGCAGAATCTGATCGGCACCCCGAACCGGCCGAAGCGCAAGCGCGAGTTCGATCCGCTGGACCACCTCACCGGTCTGGAGGAGCTGATGCCGCAGCGGGAGGAGACCCAGTGGGAGCGGGCCGAGCGGCTCGCGGCGGAGCGCACGGAGTACGCGCACGTCATCGTCGACGAGGCGCAGGACCTCACGCCCATGCAGTGGCGCATGGTCGGCCGCCGCGGCCGGCACGCCACCTGGACGATCGTCGGGGACCCGGCGCAGTCCTCCTGGTCCGACCCGGACGAGGCCGCCGCGGCGCGTGACGAGGCGCTCGGCAACCGTCCGCGCCGCCGGTTCACCCTGACCGTCAACTACCGCAACCCGGCGGAGATCGCCGAACTCGCCACCAAGGTCCTCGCGCTCGCGATGCCCGGCATGGAGTCACCGGCCGCCGTCCGCTCCACGGGCGTCCGGCCGCGCTTCGAGACCGTGCGGGACGGGGATCTGGCCGGGACGGTGCGCGAGGAGGCGCGGCGGCTGCTCGGCGAGGTGGACGGCACGGTCGGTGTCGTCGTCGCGATGCACCGGCGTGCGCAGGCCCGCAAGTGGCTCGCGGAGCTCGGCGAACGGGTGGTCGCGCTCGGCAGCCTGGAGGCGAAGGGCCTCGAGTACGACGCCACGGTGGTCGTCTCGCCCGCGGAGATCGCGGACGAGTCCCCGGCGGGGCTGCGGGTGCTGTACGTCGCGTTGACGCGGGCGACCCAGCAGCTCACGGTCGTCTCGGGGGAGCGGGACCTGCCCGACGAGGACGGGGTGCCGGACCTGCTGAGGGACTGA
- a CDS encoding CGNR zinc finger domain-containing protein, translating into MATRKGSCDWRFDAGRLCLDLVATAAGGPGAPDPLDRPELLADWLVASGSVPRGTRLAAVDHDWLVLFRQLRTAVDRLLTAQLGGRGAEGALERVNALAAGAPPGVRAVRAGNGALVRGLTAEPDCRALLATVARDAVELLTDPVALGGLRRCEGDTCHRIYLDTSRGRRRRWCSSEVCGNRERVARHRRRNADRADGSGAP; encoded by the coding sequence ATGGCGACGCGCAAGGGCTCGTGCGACTGGCGGTTCGACGCCGGGCGGCTCTGTCTCGACCTGGTGGCGACGGCGGCCGGCGGCCCCGGCGCCCCCGATCCGCTGGACCGGCCCGAGCTGCTCGCCGACTGGCTGGTGGCCTCCGGGTCCGTACCGCGGGGCACCCGGCTCGCCGCCGTGGACCACGACTGGCTCGTACTCTTCCGGCAGTTGAGGACCGCCGTCGACCGGCTGCTGACCGCGCAGCTCGGCGGCCGTGGGGCCGAGGGCGCCCTGGAGCGGGTCAACGCACTCGCCGCCGGAGCGCCGCCCGGAGTGCGCGCCGTGCGCGCCGGGAACGGCGCCCTGGTGCGCGGGCTCACCGCCGAACCCGACTGCCGGGCGCTGCTCGCCACCGTGGCGCGCGACGCCGTGGAGCTCCTCACCGACCCGGTGGCGCTGGGCGGGCTGCGCCGCTGCGAGGGCGACACCTGCCACCGGATCTATCTGGACACCTCACGCGGCCGGCGCCGGCGCTGGTGTTCGAGCGAGGTGTGCGGGAACCGCGAACGGGTGGCCCGGCACCGGCGGCGGAACGCGGACCGGGCCGACGGGTCCGGGGCGCCGTGA
- a CDS encoding GNAT family N-acetyltransferase, with protein MINETHRLDAEVRLRPVTAADAASLAESMTRSRAYMRPWEPRRPDAFYTEEGQRQRLAGLLADREAGRAMAWVLADEEDRAIGGFNLNAIALGPFRSATLGYWVDVEYTGRGLATAAVRKICDLARDELRLHRVEAGTVTANTASQRVLTKCGFEQFGLAPRYLHIDGEWRDHRLFQRILHDGPLTGEPAAPGA; from the coding sequence ATGATCAACGAGACCCACCGGCTCGACGCGGAGGTACGACTGCGTCCCGTCACCGCGGCCGACGCCGCTTCCCTCGCCGAATCGATGACCCGCAGCCGTGCGTACATGAGGCCCTGGGAGCCCCGGCGGCCCGACGCCTTCTACACCGAGGAGGGGCAGCGGCAGCGGCTGGCCGGGCTGCTGGCCGACCGCGAGGCGGGGCGCGCGATGGCCTGGGTGCTGGCGGACGAGGAGGACCGGGCGATCGGCGGGTTCAACCTCAACGCCATCGCACTCGGGCCGTTCCGCAGCGCCACGCTCGGCTACTGGGTGGACGTCGAGTACACGGGCCGCGGGCTGGCCACCGCCGCGGTGCGCAAGATCTGCGACCTGGCCCGGGACGAGCTGCGGCTGCACCGGGTCGAGGCCGGGACGGTGACGGCCAACACGGCGTCGCAACGGGTGCTCACCAAGTGCGGCTTCGAGCAGTTCGGCCTCGCCCCGCGCTACCTCCACATCGACGGCGAATGGCGCGACCACCGGCTCTTCCAGCGCATCCTGCACGACGGCCCGCTGACCGGGGAACCGGCCGCGCCCGGGGCCTGA
- a CDS encoding uroporphyrinogen-III synthase, which produces MRDDEQHGPLAGFTVGVTAARRADELATLLRRRGAAVVHAPALRIVPLADDGELLAATEELIDSAPDVVLATTAIGFRGWIEAAEGWGIGAQLLDRLRGVELLARGPKVKGAVRAAGLTEAWSPASESMAEVLERLLAEGVEGRRIALQLHGEPLPGFVESLRAAGAEVIGVPVYRWMPPEDITPLDRLLDLTVARDLDALTFTSAPAAASLLGRAEVRGLLPELLSALRDDVVSACVGPVTALPLQDRGIGTVQPERFRLGPLVQTLCRELPTRARALPVAGHRVEIRGHAVLVDDELRPVPPAGMALLHTLARRPGWVVPRADLLRALPGSGTDEHAVETAMARLRTALGVPRIVQTVVKRGYRLALDPASDAKYADS; this is translated from the coding sequence ATGCGCGACGACGAACAGCACGGGCCCCTCGCGGGCTTCACGGTCGGCGTCACCGCCGCGCGCCGGGCGGACGAACTCGCCACGCTGCTGCGGCGACGCGGCGCCGCCGTGGTGCACGCGCCGGCCCTGCGGATCGTGCCGCTCGCCGACGACGGTGAACTCCTCGCCGCCACCGAGGAACTCATCGACAGCGCCCCCGACGTGGTCCTCGCCACCACCGCGATCGGCTTCCGGGGCTGGATCGAGGCCGCCGAGGGCTGGGGTATCGGGGCCCAGTTGCTGGACCGGCTGCGCGGCGTCGAGCTGCTGGCCCGCGGCCCCAAGGTCAAGGGCGCGGTCCGGGCCGCCGGGCTGACCGAGGCGTGGTCACCCGCCTCCGAGTCCATGGCGGAGGTGCTGGAACGGCTGCTGGCGGAGGGCGTCGAGGGCCGCCGCATCGCCCTCCAGCTGCACGGCGAACCGCTCCCCGGCTTCGTGGAGTCACTGCGGGCGGCCGGAGCCGAGGTCATCGGCGTCCCGGTCTACCGCTGGATGCCGCCCGAGGACATCACCCCGCTCGACCGGCTCCTCGACCTCACCGTCGCCCGCGACCTGGACGCGCTCACCTTCACCAGCGCCCCGGCCGCCGCCTCGCTGCTGGGCCGTGCCGAGGTGCGCGGGCTGCTTCCCGAACTGCTGAGCGCCCTGCGGGACGACGTCGTGTCGGCCTGCGTCGGACCGGTCACCGCACTGCCGTTGCAGGACCGCGGGATCGGCACGGTCCAGCCGGAGCGCTTCCGGCTCGGCCCGCTCGTCCAGACGCTCTGCCGTGAACTGCCCACCCGGGCACGTGCGTTGCCCGTCGCGGGACACCGGGTCGAGATCCGCGGCCACGCCGTCCTGGTCGACGACGAGCTGCGCCCGGTACCGCCGGCCGGGATGGCCCTGCTGCACACCCTGGCCCGCAGGCCGGGCTGGGTGGTGCCCCGCGCCGATCTGCTGCGCGCCCTGCCCGGCAGCGGTACGGACGAGCACGCGGTGGAGACGGCGATGGCCCGGCTGCGTACCGCACTCGGCGTGCCCCGGATCGTCCAGACGGTCGTCAAGCGCGGCTACCGGCTGGCCCTGGACCCGGCGTCGGACGCCAAGTACGCGGACTCGTGA